The Thalassospira sp. ER-Se-21-Dark genome includes a region encoding these proteins:
- a CDS encoding FGGY-family carbohydrate kinase, producing the protein MGRYFLGIDAGNTVVKTVLFDARGREIAHASREAVSRCPAPGFVERDIDQMRHDLFEVVAKVIDKSGVDTSDIAAIGSAGHGNGLYLLGAGGKALLGIQSLDTRANALVDKLASDGVGDITYSISGQRPWVSQTPTLLAWIKRERPEMYDATQSVLLCKDIVTHALTNELVTDISDMGGCGMLRMPENVYDDELLDAFGILDARQKLPRLAHPSEVVGHVTADVAAKTGLRAGTPVVAGFFDVIASALGSGVARPGQASMIVGTWSINQIIVENVDFQNENEIFMSSGYADRRFMSIESSATSAVNLEWLVREYLEHDAEVAAGKSPFDLANELVAKSTFGLDGPYYHPYLYGAPCNGTARAGFFGVGGWHGRADMLRAIYEGVTFAHLQHLDKLRATGARFDKIILSGGGARSPIWPQIIADILELPLSVAKCQETGALGAAMAAAVGVGMYHGYEQAADNMVSMDRHYSPNPDASEIYRKRFAMWHDLEKAMLPFWSRFAAVNS; encoded by the coding sequence ATGGGACGCTATTTTCTTGGAATTGATGCGGGCAATACGGTCGTTAAAACCGTATTGTTCGACGCCCGCGGGCGCGAAATTGCCCATGCCTCGCGGGAGGCTGTTTCGCGCTGCCCGGCACCGGGATTTGTTGAACGCGATATTGATCAGATGCGCCATGACCTTTTTGAGGTGGTGGCAAAGGTCATCGACAAATCGGGCGTTGATACCTCCGATATCGCTGCCATCGGCAGTGCGGGACATGGCAACGGGCTGTATTTGCTTGGTGCCGGTGGCAAGGCACTTCTGGGAATTCAATCGCTTGATACCCGTGCCAATGCGCTGGTGGATAAGCTTGCGTCAGATGGGGTGGGCGACATCACCTATTCGATTTCCGGACAACGTCCATGGGTGTCACAAACGCCAACCTTGCTGGCATGGATCAAGCGTGAACGCCCGGAAATGTACGACGCAACGCAATCGGTCTTGTTGTGCAAGGACATCGTGACCCATGCGCTTACTAACGAACTGGTGACGGACATTTCCGATATGGGCGGATGTGGCATGCTGCGCATGCCAGAGAACGTCTATGATGACGAACTGCTTGATGCATTCGGTATTCTTGATGCCCGCCAAAAGCTTCCGCGTCTTGCCCATCCAAGCGAGGTTGTTGGTCACGTGACAGCCGACGTTGCGGCCAAAACCGGTCTTCGTGCTGGCACGCCGGTTGTGGCCGGGTTCTTTGACGTGATCGCAAGTGCCCTTGGTTCGGGCGTTGCACGGCCGGGACAGGCATCGATGATCGTCGGCACCTGGAGCATCAATCAGATCATTGTCGAAAATGTCGATTTCCAGAACGAGAACGAGATTTTCATGTCGTCGGGCTATGCGGATCGCCGGTTCATGTCGATCGAAAGTTCGGCGACGTCGGCCGTTAATCTGGAATGGCTGGTGCGTGAATATCTTGAACATGATGCCGAAGTGGCAGCGGGAAAATCACCGTTTGATCTTGCCAACGAACTGGTTGCCAAAAGCACCTTTGGTCTCGATGGGCCCTATTACCATCCATATCTTTATGGTGCGCCGTGTAACGGTACCGCACGTGCGGGATTTTTTGGTGTTGGTGGATGGCACGGGCGGGCCGATATGTTGCGCGCCATCTACGAAGGTGTGACCTTTGCCCATCTGCAGCATTTGGACAAACTGCGTGCAACCGGGGCACGGTTTGACAAGATCATTTTGTCCGGCGGCGGGGCGCGGAGCCCAATCTGGCCACAGATCATCGCCGATATTCTTGAGCTGCCGCTCAGTGTGGCAAAGTGCCAGGAAACCGGTGCATTGGGGGCGGCGATGGCCGCGGCTGTCGGGGTTGGAATGTATCACGGTTATGAACAGGCCGCCGACAACATGGTTTCGATGGACCGCCATTACAGCCCGAACCCGGATGCCAGCGAGATTTATCGCAAA
- a CDS encoding aldolase — translation MYLSKKVRLNRLMKNGRCLDVAIDHGVCNEPSFMVGLEDIQSVVNTLVDARPDAIQMNYGQSDLLQTLPGENRPALVMRVDMGNPYNKERHRSMWAVMQNETDPILPALRMDAACVVVNLFMLPDEPDLFRQCVKNISKLGNDCEKYGMPLMIEPLVMQPNSERGGYLVDGDTEKVTTLVRLAREMGADIIKADPTDDPDDFHHVVQAARCPVLVRGGGKADLRTVFDNSAALMAQGAHGMVYGRNIYQHDNPKAVVAALMAMIHDQADGAKAWDIYLGLKG, via the coding sequence ATGTATCTATCAAAAAAAGTGCGCCTGAACCGTTTGATGAAGAACGGTCGCTGTCTCGATGTTGCAATTGACCACGGCGTCTGCAACGAGCCGAGCTTTATGGTGGGACTCGAAGATATCCAGTCAGTCGTCAACACCCTGGTTGATGCCCGTCCCGATGCCATTCAAATGAATTACGGGCAGTCCGATCTTTTGCAAACCCTTCCGGGTGAAAACCGGCCGGCACTGGTGATGCGCGTTGATATGGGCAACCCCTATAACAAGGAACGTCATCGTTCGATGTGGGCGGTGATGCAGAATGAAACCGATCCGATCTTGCCGGCTTTGCGCATGGATGCGGCCTGTGTCGTGGTCAATCTTTTCATGTTGCCAGACGAGCCTGATCTTTTCCGTCAGTGCGTTAAGAACATTTCGAAGCTTGGCAATGACTGCGAAAAATACGGCATGCCGCTGATGATCGAGCCACTTGTCATGCAGCCAAACAGTGAACGTGGCGGTTATCTGGTCGACGGGGATACCGAAAAGGTCACAACGCTCGTAAGGCTGGCCCGTGAAATGGGGGCCGATATCATCAAGGCCGACCCGACCGATGATCCCGACGATTTCCATCATGTTGTGCAAGCAGCCCGTTGCCCGGTTCTTGTGCGCGGTGGTGGTAAGGCCGATCTCAGAACCGTGTTTGATAATTCAGCGGCCCTGATGGCACAGGGGGCGCATGGTATGGTCTATGGACGCAACATTTATCAGCATGACAACCCAAAGGCGGTTGTCGCGGCCCTGATGGCGATGATCCATGATCAAGCAGACGGCGCCAAAGCATGGGATATCTATCTTGGGCTCAAAGGATAG
- a CDS encoding glycerol-3-phosphate dehydrogenase/oxidase has translation MTQNSQDKVIPKRATVVVVGGGINGISVFRDLALQGVDVVLLEQRDFCSGASAALSRMVHGGLRYLENGEFRLVRQSLQERDFLLRNAPHYVFPLPTLVPIFDTVHGSLASLKRFIGLRSGPSRRSAIMIKIGLMLYDWLSRKSRTMPAHRFVSRKQLQTMAPDLSQDAKFGAIYYDAWVKYPERLGVEMILDTEQACPNASAHSYTGVEKVDGAELHWRDRLTGETGTITPDLVVNATGAWVDFTNLALSGGQENDTPRFVRGTKGSHLMIRNAQLASALGDQMVYYENADGRICIAFNYLGVSLVGSTDILIDDPELARCEESEKDYMLGALRFVFPEIEIARDDIVHVFTGVRPLPVSDADATARISRDHSHREQEANEKRDFPVISLIGGKWTTFRVFGEEIADVVLQRLGRKRVCDTRRLKIGGGRDFPNSESDLDDWIGAELIDLAVDRPTLERLAERYGSRARDIALFCQAEPDGPLVAAETYSRREIEFLIRNEKVRSLSDILLRRTGLGLEGGITTSLIEEIGTLMSGVLGWSAAELDHHTQLLREELGKKHSIV, from the coding sequence ATGACACAAAATTCTCAGGATAAAGTCATCCCGAAACGGGCCACTGTCGTGGTGGTCGGGGGCGGGATCAACGGAATAAGTGTGTTCCGTGATCTTGCCCTGCAGGGGGTAGATGTTGTTTTGCTTGAACAGAGGGATTTCTGTTCCGGTGCAAGTGCGGCACTTTCACGCATGGTCCATGGCGGGTTGCGCTATCTGGAAAATGGTGAGTTTCGCTTGGTTCGGCAGTCTTTGCAGGAACGTGACTTCCTGCTGCGCAATGCACCGCATTATGTCTTTCCGCTGCCAACACTTGTGCCGATTTTCGATACGGTTCATGGGTCGCTTGCATCCTTAAAGCGCTTCATCGGGTTGCGAAGCGGACCGTCGCGGCGATCGGCAATCATGATCAAGATCGGCCTGATGCTTTATGACTGGTTGTCGCGCAAAAGCCGTACCATGCCAGCGCATCGTTTTGTCTCGCGCAAGCAACTTCAAACCATGGCACCGGATCTTTCACAGGATGCGAAGTTTGGTGCGATCTATTACGACGCCTGGGTGAAGTACCCCGAACGGCTGGGTGTCGAAATGATCCTCGATACCGAGCAGGCCTGTCCGAATGCCAGTGCGCATTCCTATACCGGTGTCGAAAAGGTCGACGGTGCTGAACTCCATTGGCGCGACCGTTTGACTGGCGAAACCGGGACGATTACGCCCGATCTTGTGGTGAATGCCACCGGTGCTTGGGTCGATTTTACCAATCTTGCCCTGTCCGGTGGTCAGGAAAACGACACCCCGCGCTTTGTGCGCGGGACCAAAGGATCGCATCTGATGATCCGCAATGCGCAGCTCGCCAGCGCCCTTGGCGATCAAATGGTCTATTACGAGAACGCGGATGGCCGAATTTGCATTGCCTTTAACTATCTCGGTGTGTCGCTTGTCGGGTCGACCGACATCCTGATCGATGACCCCGAACTTGCCCGCTGCGAGGAAAGCGAAAAGGACTACATGCTTGGCGCATTGCGCTTTGTGTTTCCGGAAATCGAGATCGCGCGCGACGATATTGTTCATGTCTTTACCGGTGTCAGACCGCTTCCTGTCAGTGACGCGGATGCAACCGCCCGGATCAGCCGCGATCATTCGCACCGCGAACAGGAAGCCAATGAAAAGCGTGATTTCCCGGTCATCAGCCTGATTGGCGGCAAATGGACCACCTTCCGGGTGTTTGGCGAAGAAATCGCCGATGTTGTTTTACAACGGCTGGGGCGGAAACGCGTTTGCGATACCCGTCGTCTGAAGATCGGCGGTGGGCGTGATTTCCCCAACTCCGAAAGCGATCTTGATGACTGGATCGGTGCAGAACTGATTGATCTTGCGGTTGATCGCCCAACACTTGAACGCCTTGCCGAAAGGTATGGCAGCAGAGCACGCGATATTGCGCTGTTCTGTCAGGCCGAACCGGATGGCCCGCTTGTGGCAGCCGAAACCTATTCGCGCCGCGAGATCGAATTCCTGATCCGTAACGAAAAGGTTCGAAGCCTTTCCGACATCCTGTTGCGCCGCACGGGTCTCGGTCTGGAAGGCGGGATCACCACCAGTTTGATCGAGGAAATCGGAACGCTGATGTCTGGCGTTCTGGGCTGGTCCGCAGCCGAACTTGATCATCACACACAATTGCTGCGCGAAGAGCTCGGCAAAAAACACAGCATCGTCTGA
- a CDS encoding aldo/keto reductase, whose amino-acid sequence MAQLIREIGKSGVSASAIGLGTWAMGGWMWGGHDDANSIKAIQASFDAGITLIDTAPAYGLGRAEELVGKAIEGRRDQVVIATKCGMVWDTDKGNYFVDEHDKKIHRYLGAESVRSELETSLKRLRTDYVDLYITHWQDPTTPISETMGALLDLKKEGKIRSIGISNVNADEMKQYLAAGQLDSIQECYNMLERQLEDELVPLCVENNVAILSYSSMALGLLSGKIGPDRVFEGDDLRRENPKFSVENRKRVAEFMKVLQPIADAHNVQPGQIVIAWTIAQKGITFSLCGARNAQQAAENAKAGEIVLGAVELAIIDKAISAHLGPVARAA is encoded by the coding sequence ATGGCACAGCTTATTCGTGAAATTGGAAAATCCGGCGTATCGGCATCCGCAATTGGGCTTGGAACCTGGGCAATGGGCGGCTGGATGTGGGGTGGTCACGATGACGCCAACTCCATCAAGGCAATTCAGGCATCGTTTGATGCCGGTATCACGCTGATTGATACAGCCCCGGCATATGGGCTTGGCCGTGCCGAAGAACTGGTTGGCAAGGCCATCGAAGGCCGTCGTGATCAGGTGGTGATTGCAACCAAATGCGGCATGGTCTGGGATACGGACAAGGGCAACTATTTTGTCGACGAACATGACAAGAAGATCCATCGCTATCTTGGTGCTGAGTCCGTTCGCAGCGAACTTGAAACAAGCCTGAAGCGTCTGCGTACCGATTATGTCGACCTTTACATCACCCACTGGCAGGACCCGACAACCCCGATTTCCGAAACCATGGGGGCCCTTCTTGATCTGAAAAAAGAAGGCAAGATCCGTTCGATCGGGATCAGCAACGTCAACGCCGACGAGATGAAGCAGTATCTTGCGGCCGGCCAGCTCGACAGCATTCAGGAATGCTACAACATGCTCGAACGCCAGCTTGAAGATGAGCTGGTCCCGCTATGTGTCGAAAATAACGTCGCGATACTGAGCTACTCATCGATGGCGCTTGGTCTGCTGTCGGGCAAGATCGGCCCGGACCGGGTGTTCGAAGGCGACGATCTTCGTCGTGAAAACCCGAAATTCTCGGTCGAAAACCGCAAACGCGTTGCCGAATTCATGAAAGTCCTGCAACCGATTGCCGATGCGCACAATGTCCAGCCGGGCCAGATTGTGATTGCCTGGACCATTGCGCAAAAGGGCATCACCTTCTCGCTTTGCGGGGCGCGCAATGCCCAGCAGGCAGCGGAAAATGCAAAGGCTGGTGAAATCGTCCTGGGTGCCGTCGAACTGGCCATCATTGATAAGGCCATATCAGCCCATCTTGGCCCTGTTGCGCGCGCCGCCTGA
- a CDS encoding sugar-binding transcriptional regulator — translation MTNSTEFERLRRLHKVLVMFYQQNISQAKIAEMTGLSHTTVNRLVKEGQERGLVEITVKSPFGSMLDLGTLIAEMGRIDNAIVVPEVSTDPRITIKSTADAAAAALFEKLEDGMTIAISGGVGVSAIVEAMKPKRSYDVTVVPGTGGVQGKYYTDVNQVSMAMAEKLGGRALQLHAPIIAGSREARDTLLDERSIRDVFDIARKADIAVMGIGSVRASTSTYLSLDDDIDPAEVLAAGASGELLAHLISKDGTPCDYSGNDRVVALTLEELRQIPHRFAIASGQHKAEPIAAILRGDFLTTLAIDEQTAYAVSDILKGDA, via the coding sequence ATGACAAACAGCACAGAATTCGAGCGACTACGCCGTTTGCACAAGGTTCTGGTGATGTTCTATCAACAGAATATCTCCCAGGCCAAGATCGCAGAAATGACCGGACTATCCCACACCACAGTCAACCGACTGGTGAAGGAAGGCCAGGAACGTGGTCTGGTCGAAATCACGGTTAAGTCGCCATTTGGCAGCATGCTGGATCTTGGCACCCTGATTGCCGAAATGGGGCGGATCGACAATGCGATTGTGGTGCCGGAAGTTTCAACCGATCCCAGGATCACAATCAAATCGACTGCCGATGCAGCAGCGGCTGCCTTGTTTGAGAAACTCGAAGACGGCATGACGATTGCGATTTCGGGCGGCGTTGGTGTCAGCGCAATTGTCGAGGCCATGAAGCCCAAGCGTAGCTATGACGTTACGGTTGTTCCCGGAACCGGCGGGGTTCAGGGGAAATACTATACCGACGTCAATCAGGTCTCGATGGCGATGGCCGAAAAGCTTGGCGGGCGGGCACTTCAACTGCATGCGCCGATTATTGCCGGATCGCGTGAAGCCCGCGATACCCTGCTTGATGAACGATCCATCCGTGATGTTTTTGACATCGCGCGCAAGGCTGACATTGCGGTGATGGGTATCGGTTCCGTGCGGGCAAGTACATCGACTTACCTTTCACTGGATGACGATATCGATCCTGCAGAAGTCCTTGCCGCCGGGGCGAGCGGCGAATTGCTTGCACATCTGATCAGCAAGGATGGAACGCCCTGTGACTATTCGGGCAACGACCGTGTGGTTGCCCTTACCCTCGAAGAACTGCGTCAGATCCCGCACCGTTTTGCCATTGCCAGCGGGCAACACAAGGCAGAACCGATTGCGGCCATCCTGCGCGGTGATTTCCTGACGACTTTGGCGATAGATGAGCAAACCGCCTATGCGGTCAGCGACATACTAAAAGGAGATGCCTGA
- a CDS encoding ABC transporter permease, producing the protein MTSVKALKSQTKSKDENLKAETTQLENGGQSRMLGIFKAREAGLVAIILIICIAMSFASPYFLTWQNFRAMLLSFSIEGIVVVGMTILLIVGGIDLSVGSVVCLAMVIGGKLFLMGLDPWTASMIAVLVCGFIGFLMGQCVTRIGLHFFIVSLAFMVIARGLSLLITKGTPQSLFSLPPSFKFIGQGDIAGMPFVIILFFALVVFFDLLLRHSTIFRKVYYTGSNEKAALFSGIKTKRIKIFCSTLCGLLSGVAGVVYMARFGAATPQFGIGMELSVIAAAVIGGASLNGGSGTIFGAVLGAALLSLVTSSLILLDVPVYWQDIIRGLILLVAVSADHLLNRRKRGASAKS; encoded by the coding sequence ATGACATCTGTCAAGGCACTGAAATCACAAACCAAATCAAAAGACGAAAACCTGAAAGCGGAGACAACCCAATTGGAAAACGGGGGGCAAAGCCGAATGCTGGGAATCTTCAAGGCCCGTGAAGCCGGGCTTGTTGCCATCATCCTGATCATCTGCATCGCCATGAGTTTTGCCTCACCCTATTTCCTGACCTGGCAGAATTTCCGCGCCATGTTGCTGTCCTTCTCGATCGAGGGGATTGTCGTGGTCGGCATGACCATTCTTCTGATCGTTGGCGGGATTGATCTTTCTGTTGGTTCGGTCGTGTGTCTGGCGATGGTGATTGGCGGCAAGTTGTTCCTCATGGGGCTGGATCCCTGGACGGCCAGTATGATTGCCGTTTTGGTGTGCGGTTTCATCGGGTTCCTGATGGGGCAATGCGTGACCCGCATCGGGCTTCACTTCTTTATCGTTTCGCTTGCCTTCATGGTGATTGCGCGCGGTCTTTCGCTGCTGATCACCAAAGGGACCCCGCAGTCGCTGTTCAGCCTGCCGCCAAGCTTCAAATTCATCGGACAGGGCGACATTGCCGGGATGCCGTTTGTCATCATTCTGTTCTTTGCACTGGTGGTGTTTTTCGATCTCTTGCTGCGGCATTCCACCATCTTCCGCAAAGTCTATTACACCGGCAGCAACGAAAAAGCCGCGCTGTTTTCAGGCATCAAGACCAAGCGGATCAAGATCTTCTGCTCAACGCTTTGCGGACTTTTGTCAGGTGTGGCCGGGGTGGTCTATATGGCGCGGTTTGGTGCGGCGACCCCGCAATTTGGCATCGGCATGGAACTCAGCGTGATTGCCGCCGCTGTTATCGGCGGGGCCAGCCTGAACGGAGGTTCCGGCACAATTTTCGGGGCGGTGTTGGGGGCGGCACTTTTGTCGCTGGTGACAAGTTCGCTGATCCTTCTGGACGTCCCGGTTTACTGGCAGGACATCATTCGCGGTCTGATCCTTCTGGTCGCGGTATCGGCTGATCATCTGCTTAACCGCCGCAAACGCGGCGCGTCGGCCAAATCGTAA
- a CDS encoding sugar ABC transporter ATP-binding protein has protein sequence MQPILEVDDIHKSFGPVQALRGVKLSLMPGEVHALMGENGAGKSTLMNILSGVFAPDRGRIHFKGRDIVLPDPAKAQAHGIGLVHQEIALCPDISVAENILMAATNSRTAFLMNDRELRERAKKVLADLVPIPVDEKVGNLPIASQQIVEIAKALTLDCDVLIFDEPTAALTDTEAEALFRIIADLKARNIGIIYISHRMAEIFAISDRITVFRDGTFIDTLMTSETSPDEIATKMVGREILNQFPAKNTELHHATPSLMSVRDLCDDNFLQDVSFDLRKGEVLGLAGLIGAGRSELAHAICGLSRKKSGTVSMHDKLFDIKSYAESIQNGLVYLSEDRKGSGVFLDLSIAANITALDLSHVSSRGFVRQRTEEKRAEELGRLLSLRCANVNQPVSALSGGNQQKVAIAKMLSVHPGIIIFDEPTRGVDVGAKSEIYTILRNLADDGVGVLVISSEMPELIGLCDRILVLHEGRMAGEVAGETMTEEEIMKLASGISCQNAVMTKGEAAS, from the coding sequence ATGCAGCCCATTCTAGAAGTCGACGACATTCATAAATCATTCGGTCCGGTGCAGGCATTGCGCGGTGTCAAACTGTCGCTGATGCCCGGTGAAGTCCATGCCCTGATGGGCGAGAATGGCGCGGGCAAATCAACGCTGATGAATATTCTCAGTGGTGTGTTTGCCCCTGACCGGGGACGTATCCATTTCAAGGGGCGCGATATCGTTCTGCCTGATCCGGCAAAGGCACAGGCCCACGGTATCGGGTTGGTGCATCAGGAAATTGCCCTCTGCCCTGATATCTCGGTTGCCGAAAACATTCTGATGGCCGCGACGAATTCGCGGACCGCATTCCTGATGAATGATCGAGAGCTGCGTGAACGCGCCAAAAAAGTTCTTGCCGATCTGGTGCCAATCCCGGTCGACGAAAAGGTCGGGAACCTGCCGATCGCAAGCCAGCAGATCGTCGAAATCGCCAAGGCCCTGACCCTTGACTGTGATGTGCTGATCTTTGACGAACCGACAGCCGCCCTGACCGATACCGAGGCCGAGGCCCTGTTTCGGATCATTGCCGACCTGAAGGCGCGCAATATCGGCATCATCTATATCAGTCACCGCATGGCTGAAATCTTTGCGATTTCGGACCGCATTACGGTATTTCGGGATGGGACTTTCATCGACACATTGATGACATCTGAAACCAGCCCCGATGAAATTGCGACCAAAATGGTCGGTCGCGAAATCCTTAATCAGTTTCCGGCAAAGAATACCGAACTTCATCATGCGACACCTTCGCTGATGTCAGTGCGTGATCTTTGTGATGACAACTTCTTGCAAGATGTCAGCTTTGATCTGCGCAAGGGCGAGGTTCTTGGACTTGCCGGATTGATCGGGGCGGGCCGCAGTGAACTTGCCCATGCGATCTGCGGCCTGAGTCGAAAGAAAAGCGGCACCGTCAGCATGCACGACAAGCTGTTTGACATCAAAAGCTACGCCGAAAGCATTCAAAACGGTCTGGTGTATCTGTCAGAAGATCGCAAAGGATCGGGGGTGTTTCTTGATTTGTCGATTGCGGCAAATATCACAGCCCTTGATCTCAGCCATGTCAGCAGCAGGGGATTTGTACGCCAGCGCACTGAAGAAAAACGTGCCGAGGAACTGGGGCGTCTGCTGTCGCTACGCTGTGCAAATGTGAACCAGCCGGTTTCTGCCCTGAGCGGCGGAAATCAGCAAAAAGTGGCGATTGCCAAGATGCTTTCCGTGCATCCGGGCATCATCATTTTTGATGAACCGACACGCGGTGTTGATGTCGGCGCAAAAAGCGAGATTTACACCATCCTGCGCAATCTTGCCGATGACGGGGTCGGGGTTCTGGTCATTTCTTCGGAGATGCCCGAACTGATCGGTCTTTGTGACCGCATCCTTGTTCTGCACGAAGGCAGGATGGCAGGCGAAGTTGCAGGCGAGACCATGACCGAAGAAGAAATCATGAAACTGGCATCGGGTATTTCGTGTCAGAACGCGGTCATGACGAAAGGGGAGGCAGCGTCATGA
- a CDS encoding substrate-binding domain-containing protein, with protein sequence MKIKSMLLGTAAAAFMTLTASSTMAQDAKKSAFQCEPGELYAMNVMVSGVEYWFPVYEMFKQAAQQMGCETVYTGTPEYDVNKQIATFEQVLARQPAGIMVHPMNSDPFIAPINRAVEQGIAVVTFAADSPNSKRSAYITSNNDREGAAAADAIAEAMGGSGEYAVLENPGQDNHDRRVSAFIARMEEKHPDMKLVARAASNQDPTKAYNAVLTMHQAHPNLGAVFMPEANSALGAAQAAIETKADIKVMTADVNAKILDMIKAGEVFGSINPNQGIQGYMGFISLFLAAHPDLIDPMNDYKRSGTNPMMVPYIDNGYAVVTAENADDFYWEAYLKRRGTKGIEE encoded by the coding sequence ATGAAAATCAAATCAATGCTGCTGGGAACAGCAGCAGCTGCCTTTATGACTCTCACTGCGTCTTCGACTATGGCGCAGGACGCAAAGAAAAGTGCGTTCCAGTGTGAGCCGGGTGAACTTTACGCGATGAACGTCATGGTCAGTGGCGTCGAATACTGGTTTCCGGTTTATGAAATGTTCAAGCAGGCAGCACAGCAGATGGGATGTGAAACGGTTTATACCGGCACCCCGGAATATGATGTGAACAAGCAGATTGCGACTTTTGAACAGGTCCTGGCGCGTCAACCGGCGGGCATCATGGTCCATCCGATGAACTCCGATCCGTTCATCGCACCGATAAATCGCGCAGTTGAACAGGGGATTGCTGTTGTGACCTTCGCAGCAGATTCTCCGAATTCAAAACGCTCGGCCTACATCACGTCGAACAATGATCGCGAAGGCGCCGCCGCGGCGGATGCCATCGCCGAAGCCATGGGCGGATCTGGCGAATATGCCGTTCTGGAAAACCCGGGGCAGGACAACCACGATCGTCGCGTTTCTGCTTTCATCGCCCGCATGGAAGAAAAACACCCGGATATGAAACTGGTTGCCCGTGCGGCGTCAAACCAGGACCCGACCAAGGCCTATAATGCTGTCCTGACCATGCATCAGGCCCACCCGAACCTTGGCGCGGTCTTCATGCCAGAAGCAAACAGTGCGTTGGGTGCTGCGCAGGCCGCCATTGAAACCAAGGCCGACATCAAGGTCATGACCGCAGACGTCAATGCCAAGATCCTCGATATGATCAAGGCGGGTGAGGTGTTTGGCTCGATCAACCCGAACCAAGGCATTCAGGGATATATGGGCTTTATCTCCCTGTTTCTTGCGGCCCATCCGGATCTGATCGATCCGATGAACGACTACAAGCGCAGCGGCACCAATCCGATGATGGTTCCCTATATCGATAACGGCTATGCGGTGGTGACTGCCGAAAATGCCGATGACTTCTATTGGGAAGCTTATCTCAAGCGTCGCGGTACCAAAGGTATTGAAGAGTAA